Proteins encoded together in one Chitinophaga varians window:
- a CDS encoding FkbM family methyltransferase, producing MNILFRMADAARVMIRSGRGPGAFLQGGASIASTQLVHNCGHYIRSLHTILDVGANKGQFALAVAHRYPQARIYSFEPVPDTFSQLQQHTRKTPAIRTFNFALGSSNGSLEFFSNAYSHASSALQVSDKQIQLQPQTAHTRRMMVPVKQLDQLPDLLLKSPTLLKLDVQGFEQEVLRGATATLRQIDYLLFETSFIPMYNGEPLFDEMHHFVKSLGFDFIAPVGFLQSDNLQILQMDLLYQKQNDR from the coding sequence ATGAATATCCTGTTTAGAATGGCGGATGCCGCCAGAGTCATGATCCGCTCGGGAAGGGGGCCCGGAGCCTTCCTTCAGGGAGGCGCGTCCATTGCCTCCACACAGCTGGTCCATAACTGCGGCCACTATATCCGCTCGCTGCACACCATACTGGACGTAGGCGCCAATAAAGGGCAGTTTGCCCTGGCCGTTGCCCACCGTTATCCCCAGGCCCGCATCTATTCTTTTGAACCGGTGCCGGACACCTTCAGCCAGTTGCAGCAACATACCCGGAAAACCCCTGCTATCCGCACGTTTAACTTTGCGCTGGGCAGCAGCAACGGAAGCCTTGAATTCTTCAGCAACGCGTATTCCCACGCCAGCTCAGCCTTGCAGGTGTCCGACAAACAAATACAGCTGCAACCACAGACAGCACATACCCGCAGGATGATGGTCCCGGTAAAACAACTCGACCAGCTGCCGGACCTCCTGCTGAAAAGCCCTACCCTCCTGAAACTCGACGTGCAGGGCTTTGAACAGGAAGTGCTGCGCGGCGCTACTGCCACCCTCCGGCAAATAGACTATCTGTTGTTTGAAACGTCTTTCATCCCCATGTACAACGGAGAACCCCTTTTTGATGAAATGCATCATTTTGTAAAATCGCTCGGCTTTGACTTTATCGCACCGGTGGGATTCCTGCAGTCAGACAACCTGCAGATCCTGCAAATGGACCTGTTGTACCAGAAACAAAATGACCGGTAA
- a CDS encoding glycosyltransferase family 4 protein, translating to MKIYLDNIVFSIQQAGGVSAYWHELLKGVCHSGLPVYMLNANKASANVFERQIAYQHWPCIRESILPRGLLRYLPLRYRLPAGAVFHGGYLRVSPQKDVLNILTVHDFAHERKLASPFPRGLVNIRQKAYGINKADGIICISDSTRQELLHFYPQTDPAKITVIYHGISDDFFPHVLSAPPGLPARLTQRPFVLYVGGRNHYKNFGAAIDTLALLPQEYQLVTIGGGPFNKTEAALLQQRIPGRYQQIVVASNRELNYLYNRAVCLLYPSVYEGFGFPPGEAMKAGCPVVGCSRTSVPEVVGDAGLLSATPHAETFAASIRLLESDPFRQQIVQKGYQRASLFSWKKTIAATIGFYHHCWNHKFSEHEYPV from the coding sequence ATGAAGATATACCTGGACAATATCGTTTTTTCCATTCAGCAGGCCGGTGGCGTTTCCGCATACTGGCATGAGCTGTTGAAAGGCGTTTGTCACAGCGGGCTGCCGGTGTATATGCTGAATGCCAATAAAGCGTCTGCCAATGTTTTTGAGCGGCAGATAGCGTACCAGCACTGGCCCTGCATCCGGGAAAGTATCCTGCCGCGGGGCTTGTTGCGTTATCTGCCGCTCCGGTACCGCCTTCCCGCCGGCGCCGTTTTCCATGGCGGCTACCTGCGGGTGTCGCCGCAAAAAGATGTGCTGAACATACTCACCGTGCATGATTTCGCACATGAACGGAAGTTGGCCAGTCCTTTCCCCCGCGGGCTTGTCAACATACGGCAGAAAGCATACGGCATCAACAAGGCAGACGGCATCATTTGTATTTCCGACAGCACGCGGCAGGAGCTGCTGCATTTTTATCCGCAGACAGATCCCGCTAAAATCACCGTCATATATCATGGCATCAGCGACGATTTTTTTCCGCATGTGCTGTCCGCCCCTCCCGGGCTGCCGGCGCGGCTCACGCAGCGGCCCTTTGTGCTGTATGTGGGAGGCCGCAATCACTATAAAAATTTCGGCGCCGCCATAGACACGCTGGCACTGCTGCCGCAGGAGTACCAGCTGGTGACCATCGGCGGAGGGCCGTTCAACAAAACTGAGGCGGCACTGCTGCAACAACGGATACCTGGCCGGTACCAGCAGATAGTCGTGGCCAGCAACCGGGAGCTGAACTACCTGTACAACAGGGCTGTGTGTTTGTTGTACCCTTCCGTGTACGAAGGATTTGGATTTCCACCGGGAGAAGCCATGAAAGCGGGATGCCCGGTAGTAGGCTGTAGCCGGACTTCCGTGCCCGAAGTAGTAGGCGACGCAGGACTACTGAGCGCCACGCCACATGCCGAAACATTCGCCGCGAGCATTCGCCTGCTGGAGTCGGACCCGTTCCGGCAACAGATCGTTCAGAAAGGCTATCAGCGGGCCAGCCTGTTTTCATGGAAAAAGACCATCGCAGCAACAATCGGTTTTTATCATCATTGCTGGAACCATAAATTTTCAGAACATGAATATCCTGTTTAG
- a CDS encoding WcaI family glycosyltransferase gives MLSKNNAAGKRVLLISCNYAPEPNGIGKYNGELINWLATKGYHCTVLTTYPYYPEWKINASYRSKKYFFSREIIIAGSKPVKVYRCPHYVPALPSGGKRVLQDFTFSLAAFGKMLHLLLQRRFDAVITIAPSFHLGLLATAYKSLRNTRFIYHIQDMQIEAAGSLGMLRSPWLLQQLFRLEKYILRRADVVSSISPQMVNSIAVKASREVQLFPNWVDVDRYFPLDNRAALKEKFGFSADNKVILYSGALGEKQGLENVLLAARQLQHRRDIRFVICGDGPYRQRLEALAAEWQVEHVTFLPLQPASHFNLFLNMADLHLVIQRGQASDLVMPSKLTTILAVGGVPVVTANEGSGLHQLISQHRIGISVIADDAAALSRAIADALAGETSHIAANARRYAQEQLAIDHIMERFEREILQAP, from the coding sequence ATGCTTTCTAAAAATAATGCGGCCGGCAAACGTGTACTGTTGATCAGTTGTAATTATGCACCGGAGCCCAATGGCATCGGCAAGTACAACGGAGAGCTGATCAACTGGCTGGCGACCAAAGGTTACCATTGCACCGTGCTTACTACATATCCCTACTATCCTGAATGGAAGATCAATGCATCTTATCGTTCTAAGAAGTACTTCTTCTCCCGGGAAATCATCATCGCCGGAAGCAAACCGGTGAAAGTGTACCGCTGCCCGCATTACGTGCCCGCTTTGCCGTCAGGCGGCAAAAGAGTATTGCAGGATTTCACTTTCAGCCTGGCGGCTTTCGGGAAAATGTTGCACCTGTTACTGCAACGACGCTTTGACGCGGTGATCACGATAGCCCCCTCTTTCCATCTGGGACTGCTGGCCACCGCTTATAAATCCCTGCGGAATACGCGCTTTATTTACCATATCCAGGATATGCAGATAGAAGCCGCCGGCAGTCTTGGCATGCTGCGCTCCCCGTGGCTGCTGCAACAGCTGTTCCGGCTGGAAAAGTACATCCTGCGGCGGGCAGACGTGGTTTCCTCCATCTCCCCGCAGATGGTAAACAGCATAGCCGTAAAAGCCTCCCGGGAAGTACAGCTCTTCCCCAACTGGGTAGATGTGGACCGCTACTTTCCACTCGATAACCGTGCGGCCCTGAAGGAAAAATTCGGCTTTTCCGCCGATAACAAAGTGATATTGTATTCCGGCGCACTGGGAGAAAAACAGGGACTGGAGAATGTACTGCTTGCCGCACGGCAGCTACAGCATCGCCGCGATATCCGCTTTGTGATTTGCGGCGACGGCCCTTACCGCCAGCGGCTGGAAGCCCTGGCGGCCGAATGGCAGGTAGAACACGTTACCTTCCTGCCGCTGCAACCGGCATCACATTTCAACCTGTTCCTTAACATGGCCGACCTGCACCTGGTGATACAGCGCGGGCAGGCAAGCGACCTGGTGATGCCCTCCAAACTTACCACCATACTGGCCGTAGGCGGTGTGCCTGTTGTTACGGCCAATGAAGGCTCGGGACTGCACCAGCTGATCAGCCAACACCGTATAGGCATCTCCGTTATAGCGGACGATGCAGCTGCTTTAAGTCGCGCCATAGCAGACGCCTTAGCGGGAGAAACCAGTCACATTGCAGCCAATGCCCGCAGATACGCGCAGGAGCAACTGGCCATCGATCATATCATGGAACGTTTTGAGCGGGAGATTCTACAAGCGCCGTAG
- a CDS encoding undecaprenyl-phosphate glucose phosphotransferase produces MKTALNVPLLLRQFIDCLVLTMAYVAALETVGTFQHPAHSPSNIPVWCISLITWLATGLYLHLYDDFRSRPFSYEFMAIIKTLLLHICILTFTLFYFFKFFYSPRAFIGVYSAYVFIGMMLSKIMIKKLFLRIRMRGYNMKNILIVGAGETAMNFHNTIATNDHFGYQCVGFVDNTPNQAINGKYLGPLSSLGHILENHEIDDVVLAIPESSREETESIIVASEKAAKRVKIIASCYQHCTSTVSMSLFGSFPVITIRSSPLDNSGNQQFKRLFDICFTLFLLITFSWLFILIAILVKISSPGPVIYKQERWGLKNKKLTIYKFRTMRVNSEWNSDGSYRLTTRNDPRVTRIGKFLRHTSLDELPQFFNVLKGEMSFVGPRPHVTPMHLELQKTVQHYMLRHLVKPGITGWAQVNGCRGENERVDWQQQRINLDIWYIENYSCWLDFQIIFQTIVNLIKGDKNAF; encoded by the coding sequence ATGAAAACCGCGCTCAATGTACCGCTACTGCTCAGGCAATTTATTGACTGCCTGGTACTCACCATGGCCTACGTGGCGGCGCTGGAGACAGTAGGCACCTTCCAGCATCCCGCTCACAGCCCGTCGAACATACCCGTATGGTGCATCAGCCTGATCACCTGGCTTGCTACAGGGCTTTACCTGCACCTGTATGATGATTTTCGTTCCCGCCCCTTTTCCTATGAGTTTATGGCGATCATCAAAACGCTGTTATTGCACATTTGTATCCTTACCTTCACCCTCTTTTATTTCTTCAAGTTTTTCTATTCCCCCAGGGCCTTCATAGGCGTATACAGCGCCTATGTGTTCATTGGCATGATGTTGTCCAAGATAATGATCAAAAAACTCTTCCTGCGCATCAGGATGAGAGGCTACAATATGAAAAATATACTGATCGTCGGAGCAGGGGAAACAGCCATGAATTTTCACAACACCATCGCCACCAACGATCACTTTGGGTATCAGTGCGTGGGCTTTGTCGATAATACGCCTAACCAGGCAATTAACGGGAAATACCTGGGGCCGCTCTCTTCCCTCGGACATATTCTGGAAAACCATGAGATCGACGATGTGGTGCTGGCCATTCCGGAAAGCAGCCGGGAAGAAACGGAAAGCATCATTGTGGCCAGCGAGAAAGCCGCCAAACGGGTAAAGATCATCGCCAGCTGCTATCAGCACTGCACGTCTACCGTGAGCATGAGCCTTTTCGGCTCCTTCCCGGTGATCACTATCCGGTCTTCCCCGCTGGACAATTCCGGTAACCAGCAGTTCAAACGGTTGTTCGACATCTGCTTTACGCTGTTTCTGCTCATCACCTTTTCCTGGTTGTTTATACTGATCGCTATCCTTGTAAAAATTTCCTCGCCCGGACCGGTCATCTACAAACAGGAAAGATGGGGGCTCAAAAACAAAAAGCTGACCATTTACAAATTCAGGACCATGAGGGTGAACAGTGAATGGAACAGCGACGGCAGCTACCGGCTGACCACCCGCAATGACCCACGGGTGACCCGGATCGGTAAGTTCCTACGGCACACCAGCCTGGATGAACTGCCGCAGTTCTTTAACGTACTGAAAGGAGAGATGTCGTTTGTTGGCCCCCGGCCGCATGTAACGCCCATGCACCTGGAGCTGCAGAAAACCGTGCAGCACTATATGCTGCGCCACCTGGTGAAGCCCGGCATCACCGGCTGGGCACAGGTAAACGGCTGCCGCGGAGAAAATGAACGGGTTGACTGGCAACAGCAACGTATCAACCTGGATATCTGGTATATTGAAAACTACAGCTGCTGGCTCGATTTTCAGATCATATTCCAGACAATCGTAAACCTGATTAAAGGAGATAAAAATGCTTTCTAA
- a CDS encoding flippase, producing MRKVFENSSWLLIDKISKLFPGILVLALMARHLGPRVFGIWNYTIAFSAIMASIAVLGMDKLVIKELMASEEDSPRIVSTIAFMRLTAALACMLLSIFLVHLMNPGPVYLLCIIFSSFTMLLQSFDVMDGFYQVSNSLKTVIVPKVTVFLVFCAIKCIAIFYNAPLLTFLWITLLELVTTYVWILGKYSLQFTPPSLRQVSLRMARRLLGDSWVLIMANLVVVLFMKVDNILLNMLATPEELGNYVVAVRISELWYALPTVVSTAMLPMLFRKKEQSHAAYLQTLGRWLRISCFISLSLAVVISLSAGMLMQLLYGSAYATAAGILRIHIWSAIPVFLMLVIVQYLFVEGKYKLYLYGNVVGLVLNVVINLLLIPHTGGKGAAIATVAAYASVYIMMVVQDKSGQAWLLARDLLHPVKIYTDVADISQILRKSWNTYLFSGSHKSIPHE from the coding sequence TTGCGTAAAGTATTTGAAAACAGCAGCTGGCTGCTGATCGACAAAATAAGTAAGCTCTTCCCGGGCATACTGGTGCTGGCCCTGATGGCCAGGCACCTGGGGCCCCGTGTATTTGGCATATGGAACTATACGATCGCCTTCAGCGCTATCATGGCCAGCATCGCCGTACTGGGCATGGACAAACTGGTCATCAAGGAACTAATGGCCTCCGAAGAAGATTCACCCCGCATTGTCAGCACCATCGCCTTTATGCGGCTGACAGCAGCGCTGGCCTGTATGCTGCTCAGCATTTTCCTGGTACACCTGATGAACCCCGGACCGGTATACCTGTTATGTATCATCTTCTCGTCCTTTACCATGCTGCTGCAGTCGTTTGACGTGATGGACGGATTTTACCAGGTCAGCAACAGCCTGAAAACCGTGATCGTACCCAAAGTGACAGTATTCCTGGTTTTCTGCGCCATCAAATGCATCGCTATCTTTTACAACGCACCGCTGCTCACCTTCCTCTGGATCACGCTGCTGGAACTGGTCACGACCTATGTATGGATACTGGGAAAATACAGCCTGCAGTTTACGCCGCCATCGTTGCGGCAGGTGAGCCTGCGCATGGCCCGGCGCCTGCTGGGCGACAGCTGGGTGCTCATCATGGCCAATCTCGTAGTGGTGCTGTTCATGAAGGTGGACAACATACTGCTGAATATGCTGGCCACCCCGGAAGAACTGGGCAATTATGTAGTGGCCGTACGCATTTCCGAGTTGTGGTATGCCCTCCCTACCGTAGTGTCTACGGCGATGCTGCCGATGCTGTTCCGCAAAAAGGAACAAAGCCACGCTGCCTATCTGCAAACACTGGGCAGGTGGCTGCGTATTTCCTGCTTTATCAGCCTGTCGCTGGCCGTGGTCATCAGCCTGTCTGCCGGTATGCTCATGCAACTGTTGTACGGTTCCGCATACGCCACCGCAGCAGGTATACTACGCATCCACATATGGTCCGCCATACCGGTTTTCCTGATGTTGGTCATCGTGCAATATCTTTTTGTAGAAGGGAAATACAAATTATACCTGTATGGCAACGTAGTAGGCCTGGTGCTGAATGTTGTCATCAATCTGCTGCTGATACCGCACACAGGTGGCAAAGGCGCTGCTATCGCTACCGTGGCGGCATATGCCAGTGTATACATCATGATGGTAGTACAAGACAAAAGCGGACAAGCATGGCTGCTCGCCCGCGATCTGCTACATCCCGTAAAGATATATACGGATGTAGCAGATATCAGTCAAATCCTGCGCAAATCGTGGAACACCTATTTGTTTAGCGGTTCCCACAAATCAATTCCACATGAATAG
- a CDS encoding FkbM family methyltransferase, which translates to MLGLGIKNHENERVSGERAFIRYLKRRRMLSSGVVFDIGANVGNYSEMLRRYGVQLSIYAFEPHPVAYQKLKATALKNNFIPVWMAAGDHEAETVMYDYSGAGGSEHASMYREVIETLHDGVAEAVAITQTTLDEYVQSHQIDEIALLKIDTEGHELPVLKGARQCIAAGMVNVIQIEFNEMNVISRTFFKDIIDLLPGYHFYRLLPDGLQPLGKYNPAHYEIFSFQNIVAIRATALVESPAQNVP; encoded by the coding sequence ATGTTGGGATTGGGAATTAAGAACCACGAAAACGAACGCGTTTCGGGGGAGCGGGCTTTTATCCGCTACCTGAAACGGCGGCGCATGCTCTCTTCCGGTGTCGTTTTCGATATTGGCGCCAATGTGGGCAACTACTCCGAAATGCTGCGCAGGTATGGTGTACAGCTGTCCATCTACGCGTTTGAGCCACATCCTGTCGCTTATCAGAAACTGAAGGCCACGGCGTTAAAAAATAATTTTATACCGGTGTGGATGGCCGCCGGCGATCATGAAGCTGAAACAGTGATGTATGATTACTCCGGCGCCGGTGGTTCCGAACATGCCAGTATGTACCGGGAAGTGATTGAAACGCTGCACGATGGCGTGGCAGAAGCGGTGGCCATTACCCAGACAACACTGGATGAATATGTTCAGTCCCATCAGATCGATGAAATAGCACTGCTGAAGATAGATACGGAAGGACATGAGCTGCCCGTGCTGAAAGGCGCCCGCCAGTGTATTGCTGCCGGTATGGTGAACGTGATACAAATAGAATTTAATGAGATGAATGTCATCTCCCGTACATTTTTTAAAGATATTATCGATCTCTTACCAGGATATCATTTTTACCGGTTGTTGCCAGACGGGCTACAGCCGCTTGGTAAATATAACCCCGCCCACTATGAAATTTTCTCCTTCCAGAATATCGTTGCTATAAGGGCTACGGCGCTTGTAGAATCTCCCGCTCAAAACGTTCCATGA
- a CDS encoding O-antigen ligase family protein, which translates to MDTAYLDLRSSNLFVEIFKECMPLLIATWLLIAYHRKRINILDLLLYAFATEAYTLMMIGPTFNASFFVGLYLTISQVHQVFTGRVHIRREYLLLLLLPLISQMMVMMLSQVYENPFSVEGNTSGFYFRPIYFYLKNYLPLFAIGSRILQERDTISFEGLGRTMKKIALYSSGVGILQLFVQVVLHNDTLGELLGLQQRYMLEQINGPMGVRIQAFFAEPKVFCAFISLTIPFFLRDRQYKSAFWVFLMAVQTSSQTFWINMVSGAIVFLLLKPIRSVRFKSLASMGVIICIFLSIASAKDVLMQYYLKNRNEPISRMLLERSVSRYDTQYWQRDNQILGIPLQRDMELPVVDFLRDHPYLLWTGYGPGNSTFIPGHYFSGLMRYMQQLEGVGGHNLNMRWFYILAEFGMIGLLFFFWLLTRADGQLPPFQRNYLVYVVVCFFFSQIDLFLLIMAMLSQPMPEEEQVRQPLLT; encoded by the coding sequence ATGGACACCGCTTACCTGGACCTACGCAGCAGTAACCTCTTTGTGGAAATCTTCAAGGAATGTATGCCCTTGCTGATCGCTACCTGGTTGCTTATTGCCTATCACCGCAAGCGGATCAACATCCTGGACCTGCTCTTATATGCTTTTGCCACTGAGGCCTACACCCTGATGATGATAGGACCTACTTTCAATGCATCATTTTTTGTTGGCCTATACCTCACCATCAGCCAGGTCCACCAGGTATTTACAGGCAGGGTGCATATCCGCCGGGAATACCTGCTGTTGCTTTTACTGCCCCTGATTTCCCAGATGATGGTGATGATGCTGAGCCAGGTTTATGAAAACCCCTTCTCTGTTGAAGGCAACACCAGCGGTTTTTATTTCAGGCCGATCTATTTCTATCTGAAGAATTATCTCCCGTTGTTCGCCATCGGTTCCCGGATTTTACAGGAGCGGGACACCATTTCTTTTGAAGGACTGGGGCGCACCATGAAAAAGATCGCGCTGTATTCCTCTGGCGTGGGGATCTTACAGCTATTTGTGCAGGTAGTGCTGCACAATGATACTTTAGGGGAACTGCTGGGCTTACAGCAGCGGTATATGCTGGAACAGATCAACGGCCCTATGGGCGTAAGGATACAGGCCTTCTTTGCCGAACCGAAAGTTTTTTGCGCTTTTATATCCCTGACTATTCCATTCTTTTTACGTGACCGCCAATACAAATCCGCTTTCTGGGTTTTCCTGATGGCCGTACAAACCTCGTCCCAGACATTCTGGATCAACATGGTGTCAGGCGCTATTGTGTTCTTATTACTAAAACCCATACGGTCAGTACGTTTCAAGTCACTGGCCAGCATGGGCGTGATCATCTGCATTTTCCTCAGCATTGCCAGCGCCAAAGATGTGCTGATGCAATACTACCTGAAAAACAGGAACGAGCCTATCTCCCGCATGTTGCTGGAGCGGTCTGTCAGCAGGTATGACACCCAGTACTGGCAGCGGGACAACCAGATACTGGGTATTCCCCTGCAACGGGACATGGAGCTGCCCGTAGTGGATTTTCTCAGGGACCATCCTTATTTGCTGTGGACCGGCTACGGCCCGGGCAACAGTACGTTTATACCCGGCCATTATTTTTCCGGATTGATGCGGTACATGCAACAGCTGGAAGGCGTGGGCGGCCATAACCTGAACATGCGGTGGTTTTATATCCTCGCGGAGTTCGGCATGATCGGCCTGTTGTTTTTCTTTTGGTTGCTGACGAGGGCCGACGGGCAGTTGCCGCCTTTTCAGCGTAACTACCTGGTGTATGTAGTGGTTTGCTTTTTTTTCAGCCAGATAGATTTGTTCCTCCTGATCATGGCCATGTTAAGCCAGCCCATGCCGGAAGAGGAACAGGTCCGTCAGCCTTTATTAACGTGA
- a CDS encoding FkbM family methyltransferase, which yields MNRLKHIIKKVLAALFPRFPYQVVAYSSEGEDLILRRIFNRKRKGVYVDIGAHHPFRFSNTYLFYRKGWRGINVDPQPGMQTLFNKYRPGDTNLEMGVSGVPQELTYAIFNEPALNTFSAERVLEYTQKPDYQVIDRKTVKTAPLADILDTHLPASTPIDFITIDVEGMDLEVLRSNNWDKYRPSYVLVESEPYNMEKEDDELLGFMREMGYSIFAKTCYTYFFKNNRLKGNEWL from the coding sequence ATGAATAGATTAAAACATATCATCAAAAAGGTCCTGGCAGCGCTCTTCCCGCGCTTCCCATACCAGGTTGTGGCTTATAGTTCTGAAGGAGAAGACCTTATCCTCCGGCGCATCTTCAACAGGAAGAGGAAGGGCGTATATGTAGACATTGGCGCACACCACCCGTTCCGGTTTTCCAACACCTACCTGTTTTACCGCAAAGGCTGGCGGGGCATCAACGTCGATCCGCAACCCGGTATGCAGACGTTGTTCAACAAATACCGCCCCGGCGACACCAACCTGGAGATGGGTGTTTCAGGCGTACCACAGGAACTGACTTACGCCATTTTTAATGAACCGGCGCTCAATACCTTTTCCGCAGAAAGAGTACTGGAATATACCCAGAAACCCGACTACCAGGTTATTGACCGGAAAACGGTAAAAACCGCCCCACTGGCCGATATACTGGACACACACCTCCCTGCCAGCACCCCCATCGACTTTATTACCATCGATGTGGAAGGGATGGACCTCGAAGTGCTTCGCTCCAACAACTGGGACAAGTACCGGCCGTCTTATGTGCTGGTGGAGTCGGAGCCTTACAACATGGAAAAAGAAGATGATGAACTGCTCGGCTTTATGCGGGAAATGGGCTACAGCATCTTCGCCAAAACCTGCTATACCTATTTTTTCAAAAACAACCGGCTGAAAGGCAATGAATGGTTATGA
- a CDS encoding glycosyltransferase family 2 protein — protein sequence MMHTPVLILIFNRPDKVQQLMDHLRRQRPAHLYIAADGPRADRPGETLQCQATRQAAISAINWPCDVKTLFRSHNLGCGKAVSSAIDWFFEHNAEGIILEDDCLPDPTFFSFCTAMLQHYRNDTSVMHINGSNFQFGRRRGHASYYYSRFAHVWGWASWRRAWQQYDFTLQRYQEFPSDGLSTMLKNDRKAVCNQQLDTWDVQWFLSVWFNQGWTITPNVSLVRNTGYGNGSTHTLREPGWFKKINYGQMPVIIHPEERRIDEAADQYAASMMYSPSRLYTTVRNVIKGNPALFRLYQRLMISNKKPEIIKLNK from the coding sequence ATGATGCACACTCCTGTTTTGATATTGATATTTAACCGGCCCGACAAGGTGCAACAGCTGATGGACCATCTGCGCAGGCAACGGCCGGCGCACCTGTACATCGCGGCAGATGGTCCCCGTGCAGACAGGCCGGGAGAAACCCTTCAATGTCAGGCAACACGGCAGGCCGCCATATCCGCCATCAACTGGCCCTGTGATGTAAAAACGCTCTTCCGTTCCCATAACCTGGGCTGTGGCAAGGCTGTCAGCAGCGCCATCGACTGGTTTTTTGAACACAACGCCGAGGGTATTATCCTGGAAGATGACTGCCTGCCAGATCCTACTTTTTTTTCCTTCTGCACTGCCATGTTGCAGCACTACCGTAACGATACATCGGTGATGCATATCAACGGCAGCAACTTTCAGTTTGGCCGCCGCCGCGGACATGCCTCCTATTACTACTCCCGCTTTGCGCATGTATGGGGCTGGGCATCCTGGAGAAGGGCATGGCAACAGTATGACTTCACCTTGCAACGTTACCAGGAATTTCCTTCCGATGGATTGAGCACCATGCTCAAAAACGACAGGAAAGCCGTATGCAATCAGCAACTGGACACCTGGGACGTACAATGGTTCCTCAGCGTGTGGTTCAACCAGGGCTGGACCATCACGCCCAACGTAAGCCTAGTCCGGAACACCGGTTACGGTAACGGTTCTACGCATACGCTGCGCGAGCCCGGCTGGTTTAAGAAAATAAATTACGGACAAATGCCTGTCATCATACATCCGGAAGAGCGCCGCATTGACGAAGCAGCCGATCAGTATGCCGCTTCGATGATGTATTCGCCAAGTCGACTGTACACCACGGTGCGCAATGTGATCAAAGGCAACCCTGCTCTCTTCCGGCTTTACCAGCGACTGATGATCAGCAACAAAAAACCTGAAATTATCAAACTAAATAAATGA